From Rhododendron vialii isolate Sample 1 chromosome 7a, ASM3025357v1:
CGataatcgtttttacacacccaacctcggttcctcCATTTCGGGCTCTCGAGTATCATCACAATAGTTTCGCCGTCCTGAGTTTCCATtggcgcgcgcacacacacacaataggCTACTAagttcggccacattgtggtttcaaaaatatttctttttctttaaaacaTGTCTTTTCGTTATCAATACCCTACGTGtcatgtttttaattttctcgatttttgtgtcttaTGCATTTTCATGTAAGGACTTTGCAGTCGAACTTTCCACATAAGAACACTATATACGGTGTCTCGTAAACATGCATCATTGATCGTaatcttaaaactaaactagaatAATTAAgataacaagatcatccaactttatGGTATTTTTCATGCTTAATCCATTGACTAGTTTATAAATTCAACAAGATATGCACATAACTCAATATTAAGACAAGTAAATTAAGAACTAaaaacatgtatacatgctcataacctctttcaaataaaatctaaGTAATCATGCTAccaatcaaactattattttttttatttcaaaaatccgttctttctttctttttgagaagTTCAAAATAACATATATTTTCCGGAATAGAAGTCGAGATATTCAACATgatcatattttattttgaaattttagtaaaacaagtttgctaactatttttagtactttaacttaacatgcatttttaaacacaaaaaaaggaaagaaaatataactaaaatttttactagagaaagtgagtagaaatattctaccgttcttcttggcggatGGTATGGCTACGGAAAAGAAAATACGTCGGCTTACGCAAGGTGAATGTGGCTATCGAACGAAGTGACTTTTTACGGTAAGCTTACGGTAGTTTCTttaattttggcataaaaatacttcgactttccaatttttttcaatgtcatcctttagAAAGAATCCGTTTTGACCGATGGTCGcaccgggctgtctccggccaccggaaggccgatccgagctgtccaaaaattctataaaaaaaaaatgagggggccatcgtggaaatcaacggcatccgaagtGTGTAGGGTGCctgatccaaacaccctatttttcgtatatatatgtatgtatccCTAaagatgacattgaaaaaaagtagaaagtagaaggatttttatgccaaaattgaaaggtgaaggaccaaaatgaatttttgatcaaagtcgaagggatataaaagaaattttctcaatattttttctaaaacttataaaagaacaaagtgaaaaagaagaagaagaagttaacAATGGAATCAACAAGACGAAACTCAAAAGAACACCTGCTCCTGCTGCTTCTACTTGGAGATCGTCTCTGgttttgttcttgtttgagTAATAAATTGAGACAAACCCGTTGTAGTAGCATAGGTTCACAAAACTCAGTATCATCAACATTTGGTAGTACTTGTCCAGGCGACTGCAGTTTAAAGTGTCGCGGAACCAGCTCTTGAAGCAGAAAACAAGTATAGCATTAAGGAAGCTTGCGAGCCCGATCACAGCTTCATTTAGTGCTGATCCATATATCTTCATTGGCACATCAGAGACCTGAACCTCAAAGAAAAGTTCCAGGCCTTTTCTGCCAATCCCTTCCGTGAGTCCCAGCAGACAGAACTGCGGTGCCAGACGCATAATACTCAAGGGTATGTAAGTAACGTAATAATCTTGGTCGTCACTCAAGGGTACGTAATAATCTTGGTCGACGCAAAATCCGCCCTCCACGATGGCATGCAGCCTGCGAATCTCGACACGCCACGCGACATAACAACAGATTACGGAGACCAACATTGCTGTCCCGATTCCAACTGTAATGCCTTTTGTTTTTCGTGTTCTTAACAAGAGTGCGGAAAAGAAAGAGCTTGTATACTTGGTCATCTTCCGAatcataataattatatatatagagaCCGTAGGTTTCATGTTGTTTCCTTGCTCGGTGAAGAAAGTGTCGCCTGTTGATAGTACTAGACCAAATATCAGAAAACTAGTCCACATGGGAATCATTATAAAAAGAGGCTTCCATTTCTCCATTCGTCTTCTTCCTGCAGAAACTGCCGGAGTCGGACCGTTGTTTGTATTCTCTTCAGGGCTAGCTCCACGGGAGATTTCTGGAGAAACTGCCCGATTTGGACCATTGTTTGTATTCTCTTCGGAGCTAGCTCCACGGGAGATTTTTGGAGAAACCGCCGGAGTTGGATCATTGTTTGTAATATCTTCGGGGCTAGCTCCAAGGGGGATTTCTGGAGAAATCACTGGAGTTGGACCATTGTTTGTATTCTCTTCGGAGCTAGCTCCACGGGGGAATTCTAGAGAAACCGCCGGAGTCGGATCATTGTTTGTAATCTCTTCGGGGCTCGCTCCAAGGGGGATTTCTGGAGAAACCGCTGGAGTTGGACCATTGTTTGTATTCTCTTCGGGGCTAGCTCCACGGTGAATTTCTGGAGAAACTGCTGGAGTCGGACCATTGTTTGTATTCTCTTCAGGGCTAGCTCCATGGGGGATTTCTGGAGTAGTAGCAGCTTCATCCAATGATCTGTATGCCAAGGAAATTTTTGAACACTGATGCCAACCTACTTAAATTCAGAGGCGTAGCTAGAAATATGCGTTAGTGGGGCACtacgaaataaattttttagtgATAGCGAATCTTAAACATCCCACCGACCCACGATTTGATGCTTTTTGACAATACGACGGTGGCTTGCGTGTTACATTACGAGAAAGAAATTAATGGGAGTTTTCAGATTTTCAACCAGGGTTTTGTTTACCCACCTATTACGAATCTTAAATAAAATACATAATGTTAAAATGTTAACtctatttttgagttattgaatAGAATATCATTTATACATGCGTATTTGGGAGTTGGTTGAACTTATAAAAAGCAATAGCTATTTCGGTTCAAGTAAAAACTAAAActataacaacaaaaaaatgcagTGGGCCTACATTGGCTTTGCCACTGTTTATATTTAAAATCCTGTCAATACGTCATTTGAAGTTTTCCACATTCGATTATCAAGACAAAGATTTCCACAATCAAAGAAAACGATGCAAAAAACTCATTACAAATGATATGGCTGAGTCGTCGACTTATCATTTAGTAATGATGAAGAATATGCTGTGTCAAATACCCATCAAAATATCTCATACTTAAATAAAAAACATTCATTGCCACATCATACCGGCTATACTTTCTGTATAAATAATCTTGAAGAATTAATAGCATTTTTCCTACCCGAATAACGCTGATGCGACgcatgcagagagagagagagagagagagagagagagagagagagagagagagagagagagagagagagagagagagagagagacctgtggTAGAGAGGAATGCCACAGCAGAACAGAATATAACCAATGCTCATAACCAATGTCGACACCATGAACGTTACACGCCAACCAGCAGAGCCGAAGATCCAGGGAGTGGTAAGTTTACACAATAACATTGCAGTGATCCACCACACAATCTTTCTTGCGTATACTCTTCCTTCATCTATGTCCAGCTGCCTGGGTTCATGGGCCGTTAATTGACCAACTAGAAATCCTTCCAAGACAGGCACCCCGCCGGCTTTTCCCACAGCTATCAGAAGCACTACCAGTACGAAGTACATCCCGGTCATGTCACCGGCAATCGGATGGAATGCCGAAATGCATAACATCACCATTCCCTGCAATAATGGTGATGACGACATAATGGCTCTGTTGTATACTCACGCATTATGAACTTCATTTGTGGATTAATCTCATACAGAAATGCTTGGTACACTACAAACTTACATTACATTTAATGTAGGGTCCACTTTTGGTcccacaaaatacaaaaaaaaaaaaaaccctataaATTTCAAACTATTATTTTATGGGTCCCTGTAAAAATTTAGCTCTAATAGATATCGGTAAGCATTATTAATTTCTAGATTCGTATGGGTGAAATTGCTCGATCGACTGCGCAATTTGCCCctataaatcaaaaaataacacatatcgatatccgttgaaactgattttttacatgaccccataaaataatagtTTAAAATTCATGagcattttttggatttttgtgggaACCGTGGTGATTCCCAAATTAAATGTAATGGATGGTGTAGTTGAATTGTGCAATGCTGCATATACCTAGCATCTCTCAATCTCATACTGAAATAAAACGAGATTAATTTGTATATATGTAGTCATGATAATACTACTATATTACTATTAATTAAACTTACGATGATGTAGGCAGCAACTGAGGAGAGAATGACTTTGAGAGGAGTAACATGGTTGTCGGAGATGTAAGTCATCGCAACTTCCAAAACAGATGACAAAACCTCTAGTAGATTTACCGTTAAAACAGCAAACGGGAGAACGTCGTCTATCTTCCAGGTATCTGTGAAGTACGTAATCAAGACGCCCACCACTGCAACGTCTACAAACCATTGGGTATACGCAAGACCTAAAAAAGAGACAAGGTGTTCACCAAAAAACAAGAGACAAGGTACATATAATCATAGTCGACGAAGAAAATTAAACTCTCTTGAAGACGGGCGGAGCCAGGGTTTGGTCCTCGGGGTAGCACCGCTCAATGAAAATCTAGTTACATGttgtgtcaaaaaaaaaagtattgttatataattatattttgtcgtaggcttttttttttttgaaaaagaaataaatagtTACTTAACCTCTCTTATGGTATGCAAATACAAAAGTATTACGATATTAATTTTTCTGGATTCAAACAGATCATTCGCTAAATTATACTAATTTTTACAATATTTATGCAAAAGATTGCATAAGTATAAATACCTACCCAATCGAATCATGttggtttataaaaaaaatgtgtgcgCGAATGGgtcacataaaaatttaatgtCCAAATGAGTCATGTTGCTTTTCAAGTGGGAATTTTGTGGGGatctattaaaaaatttagagagagatgagttttAAAGAACagaaaggaggaaaaaacaaagaaaagaacaaatgaGTCATGTTGCTTTTCAAGTGGGAAAAATACAAATTATGTGGGATCTATGCAAAAATTTAGAGAAAGATGACTATTAAAgaacagaaaggaaaaaaaacgtAGCGATAatatcaaaactatttttgttggtgtcagAGTACATAAAAGTTTTGTATACTGCATATGGTAAGTCTTTTTGTGCACTaaagttttggcaccaacaaaaataattttggcattattatttcctaaaaaaattgCACCTAGAGGAGTTGAACCCCAACAGCTGGCCTTGGAGACTTATTTCAGCATGCTTTACCACCAAAGCAGAGCACTGaggttctttcttcttcttcacatATCTTTTATCTATCCTTTTTacgtgtcaattttttttttaaattttttttctacaatTGGTGGTGGCACGGGCCACgtctaggcctgtcaatggaacTGGAttcgatccaaaaaatttaattcgAATCCGATAACGCCGATCCGATAATTTaaatccggtaattcaaattCGGATCGAATAATGAACTGTGATTCATTCTCAAATCCATAGGATACCCATGAACACAACCCATTCCGTAAACCATGAGGCCAAACCCAAACTCACCTTCAATATCTATCGGATCAAAAGCCGAAACccaattttgtatttttaaccCAGCAACTCCTTCCTTAGAGCAAGTTTTTCAGTAATTAGGTTAAAAAACTTGTAAATagtgcacattttttattttacatactCACATTTCTTTTAATACTACACtaacactatctatttaacctatcttctattaaaatatattttctttctttctccaaaaGTGCAccaaagtacaatttttttaaaaaagaagaaagaggaagagagagggatggagagaggagagagaaaataatgttTAAATTTACATAAATGATGAACAGTTGAGAGGTAAAAATGGAGAAACAATGTTCATAAATACATTTTATCTCTATGTTTACCTACTCTGTTGTAGGGGTATTTTTCCCCTTTTGGTGAGCTAAAATGTAAcatcctttttaattgaggtgctttAAAGTTaaatttaataacttaaaggactaaagtgcaattttttttaaattgtgcatgtgtgccgtgtgtgtgtgctgatgtgttgggtgtgtgtgggtttcttcaaaacaaagaaaagaaaaataaaacaaaaacaagaaaatccaTCAGGTTGTTCCAACGTGAGAGAGAGCAGcgtggagaagaggaagaagaaggagaaaagaagaagaaaattagagttaGGTTGATTGAAGCTTAATTAGGTGATTTTCATCTCCTTCAAGgctgaatttcatgtttttcatgttAGGTTTCATGTTTTACATCTAGTATGCACTTGATTGAAGTAATTAGAGATGGATTGAATCCATAGCAGAAGGTTTTTGAGCTTGGAGTTGAGTTTATTTCTGAAAATTCGTGTATAACATATGAATTtgcataactgtgttttgaGCAGAGTTGAGtctgtcctgtttttgacgaatttttaCCATTGACATACcgatcatgttattttctggtatttttactgTAGATGCGTCTTTGTGTGtagtttatgctgtaaaaatttcagaattttctgagaaacctggaaaaagataaaaatcttgaaccgggctgcagtcagattcgcgtctgtgctGACAGCCCAGAcacatgttggaaaaacgggcataacttcttgcccgggtatcggttttacgcaccgtttcttgattccgaaactagacttgtatatctttctgaatctgtAAAGATTGTGCCTTAGTTTGGTCTGAGAAAAAGCAGTTTTGCTTCCGAAGTTAATAGTTTGGTGATTCTGAAATTCTGAGCAGGTTTTGTAGCTgtgttcttcatcaattttgtcatagttgaatatgcttactgactatggatgctactgagtcttaaacattgatcaattggtgaagttttggtgttggaattattggaaaagattgagtatgtgatttttaatgagcattcgatcgcagactgttctgccgggtctgtagtttctgttttagatgtgtaatttcaattgagcatatcttagtcattcggagtccaatttgggcaaattttatatctagattgatgtactagaagTCTTCTTGCcagtggtggtggtcttgtagtattctttgaaacctatagaATGCTACAGTCAGAATTCGATCAATGGTTCTGCTAGAaagtgtgtgtttgtgagatttttggCTTTGAGGTACAAATTAATGAATTTACTTCTTTGCTTTTGGAATTAAACTTTGAGCTCATATGTGCggaatatttgttaggttcgGAGACGACAACGAGTACCGcagctccacgtagggagtgacaGCGTTGGTTTACTTTTTGTTGGAGACCGAGGTGAGTgttcgattcatagatgtttttcaattggattgaatttgtgCTATTGGACTGTGACTTCGTGCCGGTGGGCAACAATGGCCAACGGCCGGACTTTGTGTCGTGCcttgactttgtgtcgattcaatggctttatgccaaaattatgactttgtgtcgagCTAGTGACTTTGTGTCGGATTAAAGACTTCGTGtcgattatttatttttgcttaattaatgatgaacttggatttattgtttttattgaacaacatccatgtctcatatacactcctggaactcgtttggggttccagttttgcaggtataGGTCGGTGTCCACTACAGGTCACATTTTGCGTTTTTGTGACTCGCTTGAGAAGTGCGTGGTTGAGGCCTGAGAGAGTCTTTGTCTCCTGGCCCGtagatgattttttttgcttagtttagttttggataatagttggttatgtaaagtttatttcttgacagacttccgttgtagtttgtaaatgaaaaatatatttttttgatgtaaataaaatgtggcTGTTGAACTATAGTTGTTCGTTATTCTTGAATTTGCTAGTAGCTGGTTGTCACGTGTCGTATCGGGATAGGCCGATGAGGTGCTATTCCGGAACATGGCGTGACATAAAATAGCTATAAAGCTAGTTTAGCTTTGCtaataaacttgctcttagagcAAGTATATCAGATTAGGTAAAATTTAAGCCAAAATTGCCAGTAAACAGTGCACATTTTTCCTTTTAACTACCCACGTCTTTTTTAATACTACAccaatactatttattttacttattcttaattaaaatactccctccgtcccagtttgtttatctaatttcgacatacgtgtcttttaaaaaattgtctatatctcacaatctatatcatattttagatctaattgagatctatcaaacaagatccatattacatataaaaaatattataaattgaaatacatagacaattttgtaagaggtcccaaatagtgaaaagagacaaacaaatcgggacggaggaagtaatagtttctttttctttttcttcttttcttttcactattcttctttttgttggaggagagaaagagaggcttgaagagagaaaataatattaaggctccgttccggaaatgaaaaaaagtccttattttttaagaaggtaatttcaagttaaaaaattatggacttattaaaatctagaaatatacaatatgaattttgtttgaaaaatctcgattacgatgcaaaaaaaaatttaaaaaattatttttcatttatattatttttgagtttgaaaatgtaaaataaactgtttattttttaagaaaatttctggaacggagcctaaatgtaTAAATGGTGAATAGTTCTTAGGTAAATTTACCTAAGAACTAttgcaaattttattttacctaaCCTTAAAAGGAGCTATTGCTAACTTGGTGCAATGCTTATTTTAGATTTTTGCTTAGGTATTTTATCTAAGATGCTATTTTCCCTAATCTAATGTACATGCTCTCCTCCTAATGAAatcaaaatgagagagagagagagagagagagagagagagagagtgtgtacGGCAGAGAAAGGGAAGTGGGAGAAAAACCACTGAAGCATTTTATACCAAAATACAACACTATCCTCATTTTCTCTGAAGTCACCACCCCACCCATAACCAAACCCATTACCTTCGTTCCATTTCACATGTTTTGAAATCCATAGCTACCCAAACGGACAATATGTATTTGTCTCAGTAATGAATTTATGACCTGTGATAACAGCAGCCCCCCTGCATGGGCAAAAGTAATCTTTTATCGGCCGCTTCTCACTACGGATTTTTGGATCGAAAGTCTCAATAATCGAGCGGACCAAAGTATTTGTCGGCATCGCTCTCTCCCCCCACCTCTTGATCTTCTTTTAGCTGTGAAGTTACAAGATCAGCAAGGAGTAATCAAGTTAGTACAATACAACACAGGACTTGGGACGCATTGAACAGTtgaatagaaagagagagagagagagagagagagagagagagaagtggtacTCACAAAACAATGGAACGATGGAAGTAAGTTTCTCTCCCCCCCACCTCTTGATCTACTTTTAGCTGTGAAATTACAAGATCAGCAAGGTGTAATCaagttaggccccgttccggaaacggaaataagtatttattttttaaaaatgcaattttaagctcaaaaattatgtatttacgtaaataatttttctatcaatatggatcttgtttgatagaactcattgagatcttttatatggtgaaaaaaaaattgaaatttttttttttatttatattatttttgactttgaaaatgtgaaataagtacttattttttaagaaggtgttctgaaacggagccttagtacAATATAACACAAGACTTGGGACGCATTGAAgagttgaagagagagagagagaagtggtacTCACTACTCACAGAACAATGGAACGATGGAAGTAAGGTTCTCTTCCCCCACCTCTTGATCTACTTTTAGCTGTGAGATTACAAGATCAGCAAGGAGTAATCAAGCTAGTACAATATAACACAGGACTTGGGACGCATTgaagagctagagagagagagagagagagagagagagagagagaagtggtacTCACAGAACAATGGAACGATGGAAGCAAGTTCCGTTCACCGCGTCTGCCGCGTAAGGATGAAACGAAATGCGCATCGGGCTTTCCTTCCATCCCCCCAATTGTTGTGTACGGGCAGACACATATGAAAgtaggagaaaaaagaaagaaaagaaactggCATTTACAAGTTTTTTCTCAAGCAGAAACGCTCCACTCCAAGTCTACGGGAGTGGATTTTCTAGGGGGGTaaaaaaggaggagaaaaaaagaagggtaaATGAGGTTTCTAATAAATACAAGACCTCCCTTGTAGTTTCTGAAAATGCAGTAACCCTCCTCTGATATCATAGTATAGATTCCTCCCTCTGCTTCCCGTTCCgttttctcaaataagtatttaaaaaataattatctattttcaagcttaaaattaatgagtttatgaaaataattttttaattttttttgcaaggtttgatagatctcatcgaaatctatcaaataagatccatattatatatatatttatttcagtaagcctattatttttaagctgaaaaattacaaataagtacttattttttaaggaggaAAATTTGGAACACACCTGATATTGCTAACAGGAAATTATGACATCAGCAAATTTAATGGTGTTTGATGCCCTAAATAAAGCATGACAAAATACCAACTAAAGCCAAACATTGGTCCCGTTTGGTAGCACTTAtaatctactccctccgtcccagtttgtttgtccaattttgatATACgtgccttttaaaaaattgtttatactccctccgtcccaaattctttgtccggtccgcaaagcggagtgttaaaaataatacaattatttcaaaaaaaaattcaattttttttcacaaaataaaaatactcattgatatctagtaagttattgaaatttttttgattttttcttgcaaaaattgtattgtttttaacactccgttttgcagaccggacaaagaatttgggacggagggagtatatctcacaatctataatgttttacataatttcgaaaacatcataatttagatctaattgagatctatcaaacaaaattcatattgcatattaaaaatattataaattaaaacatatggacaattttgtaaaaaatctcaaatagtaaaaaaaaacaaacaatttgaGACAGAAGGAGTAACTTATGATAATTGCTTCTGCAGTACCCCACTCATCTAAAGTGAGGAGAGTACTTCCGAAAACAGAAGGCTACGTGAGTGGAGGAGATTGCATTCACACTTCACAGCCTGTCCAATCCGTACGTTTTTTTAACTGGATTCGGGGACCTAGCTGGGAGGCGGACAAGGTGGGCATGGGTATTGTCTCCTCAGTAGAACCGTTTTCACCACAAGAAATCACTCTTCCTTGGTCTCTCTTTGGTGCCCGATAAATAAGTAAGAGAGCATTAAAATAAGAGAGCATAAAACCAAACATCgggttgagctaatttttttgtaaaatttatacaaaaaagttTTAAGAATAATGAGCAGCTTGAATTAAGTGTTTCGCCCCCTATGAATTCTAAAAATGTTTTGttgatattggattgagcaaattttttttaggcagtaataacaaaataatgagcggtttgAAAATGGTTTAAACGGCTCATTAGTTATGATATATTATTCTATTGGTTCATACAAAAGATTAGCTCAATCAGATATTCTTAATagttttttgtgaattttgaaaaagtccTTAACGATAgcagattgagctaatttttaacaagaactcataaaaaatattttacaattgaTGAAtagtttgaattatttgtgtaggACATGAAATGAgcccaaaacaaataaaaataataattaatcaTCATGCCATTTTATTGGGTACCAAACAAGGAccaaaggggagtgatttttttgGGCCAAAATAGCACCGTTTCGAGAGAATGGCACCCCTAGAGACCTTGCTCCTTTTTTCTATCCAAActtaaaatttgagtaaaaatgcTACAAATTCATCTCCAATTGCGCATACCTTTTTGCCtatccttttggacacctcTTTTTTACTTTAAGTAATatatacttaccgatatccgttggagttgattttttacaaggccccatagaataatatttaaaaatttataaatatttttttaaatttttatgaaatCCGGAATGAGCCCAAACACGTTTTTCCTTGCATGGTTCATTGCAAGTTTTCCTTGCGCATAGAATTtccacaaaaaatgtatttgggattgttgcctataaatactCACCCCTTCACCCCATTTTTCTACACGCGGTCTACTTTTctcatttggaaaaaaatactagAAAGAGAGCACTAGGCCAATTGGAGTTTGTGCCGCCCACCACCGACCCAACGTGTTAGAATAAGCCCCTACCGCCTAAAACTAAGGTAGAAACCTCCTATCTACTCACCTAAATATAATAGTGCTACATGTTCATTGATTTTAAATTGTACTGAAATTATGCTTGAATGGTAAAtgcttgttatatatatatcggggcggtgtgtatatatatatatatatatcacacacacacacacacacctacaaggaacacccaaaaaaacaccccatagttttcgattaaattttgatgatccaagccgctcaatgtgatcagaatgcgattttaaaggtactcacgagaaattaacaaaagaaaTGATCAGGAAagacttgatctgagcagtttttagcttaaatttaataaacggttcaattaaaaactgctcaaaacaaacactttccgttaattttttttgccgatttctcgcaggcacccttaaaaatcacgttctgtacacattgagcagcttggatcataaaaatttgatcggaaactatgagattgaaattttGGGTGTttatttaggtgtttttttgtgtgtcctTTGAACCATCCCGATATATATAAACAGTGGAGGTGTAACCTCCTAGAAAATAATCGAAGATGACAAAATCGTTAATTAGAGGAAATGATCTTAATAGGCTAAGTGTACAGtcattttttccccttgatttcgaaaaacattattttaagtTAATTACTAGAAATTGTATTTAGTTATTATAGTTGGTTAGTTGTAAAGTATGATTATCGATTACACGATAGAAATGTTGCTCTTAGATTATGTGCCGTACGTTATGATTTTTGATTGGTCAAGTAGAAAGgcatgcggatcaaaaaaaaaaaaaggtagaaaGGCATGAAAAATTAAGATTTATTTGATACTGCATGTTTATGCAAGTTTTGAAGTGAACACGAGAAAATGATACATGTTTATGAGACACGAGAAACGGGAAATGAAATACGAAAAGatatgagaaaatgaaatgtgAAAAGGGTTGATGATTATGTGAGTATGAGAATCCGGTAGGTCTATTGAAGATGTTCAGCGGAATCAAATATGGCtcggtgtgcgtgtgtgagcagGAAGCCCGATAGGTTTTGAAAGAATGGTCGGCGAAACCATGACTCGGGTGTGGGTGTGTGGCCTAGGAGCCCGATAGGTCTTGAAAGAATGGTCAGAGGTATTAGTGC
This genomic window contains:
- the LOC131333550 gene encoding protein NRT1/ PTR FAMILY 5.10-like, producing MPTNTLVRSIIETFDPKIRSEKRPIKDYFCPCRGAAVITGLAYTQWFVDVAVVGVLITYFTDTWKIDDVLPFAVLTVNLLEVLSSVLEVAMTYISDNHVTPLKVILSSVAAYIIGMVMLCISAFHPIAGDMTGMYFVLVVLLIAVGKAGGVPVLEGFLVGQLTAHEPRQLDIDEGRVYARKIVWWITAMLLCKLTTPWIFGSAGWRVTFMVSTLVMSIGYILFCCGIPLYHRSLDEAATTPEIPHGASPEENTNNGPTPAVSPEIHRGASPEENTNNGPTPAVSPEIPLGASPEEITNNDPTPAVSLEFPRGASSEENTNNGPTPVISPEIPLGASPEDITNNDPTPAVSPKISRGASSEENTNNGPNRAVSPEISRGASPEENTNNGPTPAVSAGRRRMEKWKPLFIMIPMWTSFLIFGLVLSTGDTFFTEQGNNMKPTVSIYIIIMIRKMTKYTSSFFSALLLRTRKTKGITVGIGTAMLVSVICCYVAWRVEIRRLHAIVEGGFCVDQDYYVPLSDDQDYYVTYIPLSIMRLAPQFCLLGLTEGIGRKGLELFFEVQVSDVPMKIYGSALNEAVIGLASFLNAILVFCFKSWFRDTLNCSRLDKYYQMLMILSFVNLCYYNGFVSIYYSNKNKTRDDLQVEAAGADEQNELYILEAFGAEELTMMEEQAEQ